Below is a genomic region from Acetobacter ghanensis.
GAGGGGGAATGGCCGCATCCGTTTTGCCCTGCGCCAGCAGGTCACGCGCCTGCAACACATCCTGCATGGCCTTCTGTCCATCTACAGAGAGGTGGTGCAGCGCACGACCGGCCTTGAACTTTTCCCAATCTGTGTGAATAGCGCCAGCATGTGCAGCAGAGGCACCGAGCATAAGAGCGGCCACTGCCGCTAAAGGTGTTTTAAACCGCATAAAAACAATCCTGACCGAAAATGTTGACCTGTAACAAAGGATTCAAACCCAATATTTGGTTAGTGCAACATATTTCTCAAGACGTTGGCGAGAAAATGGCCAGCATTAAAAAATTTATTATTTTGTGTAATAGGCCCCATACCCTGCGCCTTCTGACCATGACTTTAGAATTATGCAATACAGGCATGTTTTAAACACACACACTCATTTGCCGGACCGAAACACATGTGCGCGCGTGTTTTTACACGCCCCTCCCACCGCGCAAAATTAGTCTTTCCGTTAGATTCGTCCACAGATTCTGCGGATGCTCCGGTGCATAAGCCTGTGGATAATGTGTACAGTTGGTGTGAAAGCCGGGAACCCGCAGCGCCACCCTCCCCACACCCTGCCTTTGTCATGCAACTGTCACACTGCTTCAGCCATGTGCTTGCTACATGCCTGCCAATCAACCACACCGGCGGGGCAGAGGGTTCGATTGTTAGACAACACAGACGAGTGCAGCATCTGGCTGGCCACCCATATTCTCCCGCATGAAGGCCATATCCGTACATGGCTACGCCGTTATGGTGATATTGAAGCGGATGACATTATCCACGAGGCCTATGTGGTCATGGCGCAGGCGGACTGGGCGGCTGTTACCAACCCACGGGCCTACTTTGTGTCCATCTGCCGCAATCTGGTTATGCAGCATTACCGGCGTGCGCGCGTGGTGCCTGTTACCAGTCTGGCGTTAATGCAAACAGACACCATGCCAGACACCACCCCTTCCGCCGAACGCGTGGTCCATGCCCGGCAGGAAATTCGTTTTCTGGAAAAAGCCATTGCAAAACTTCCATCCCGATGCAGAGATATTTTTATTCTGCGCCGGGCCAGAGGGCTGACACAGAAGGAATGTGCGGCACAATTAAGCATTTCAGAAAATATTGTAGAAAAACAGCTTGCACGCGCGCTTGTTTTTCTTTCCAAGACATATTCGGAATCAGACAGGGAGATGACCGTTGATGAGGAGAGGCGCCCGCGTCTCGCCCACTCTCGCAAACGCCAGCCCTGAAGAGGCGGCAGCAGGATGGACGGCCAGGCTAGACAAAGGCCCCCTGTCCACAGGCGAACAGCAGGCATTCCAGCACTGGCTGGATCAGGATATACGACACAAGGGAGCCTTCCTGCGTGCAAAGGCCATATGGCATGCAAGCGGCAGGCTGGGCGCGTTACAGGGGCCAAAAGGGCCAGCCATTGCGCACCCGGAGCGGCTGCCTACCCT
It encodes:
- a CDS encoding RNA polymerase sigma factor; amino-acid sequence: MLDNTDECSIWLATHILPHEGHIRTWLRRYGDIEADDIIHEAYVVMAQADWAAVTNPRAYFVSICRNLVMQHYRRARVVPVTSLALMQTDTMPDTTPSAERVVHARQEIRFLEKAIAKLPSRCRDIFILRRARGLTQKECAAQLSISENIVEKQLARALVFLSKTYSESDREMTVDEERRPRLAHSRKRQP